One Rubritalea squalenifaciens DSM 18772 genomic region harbors:
- a CDS encoding pilus assembly FimT family protein, which translates to MKNPSISLFRNKPRGFTLIELIAVIMVIAILMGIGATTLKNVTTAKGVNTGVPIAESIFSEARSLAKGRGVDAYVIIYADTSDNDADMTEKLYRYMGVATNAEYDANGNLTEGSGTLRLTSRGSMLPTKTFLNANLSGLTDADKMPVLIPGSSDPKECYVYRFNSEGILVEPTLSGANGPQALFVIQSGVMTPGSDFPRELPKNEKDVGGFAVWRSGQTSVFRHPDQILDINGAVDASFE; encoded by the coding sequence ATGAAAAATCCATCTATATCTTTATTCAGGAACAAACCCAGAGGCTTTACGCTCATCGAATTGATCGCGGTGATTATGGTGATCGCGATTTTGATGGGTATCGGAGCAACGACCCTGAAGAACGTGACAACGGCAAAAGGTGTAAACACCGGAGTGCCAATCGCTGAGAGTATCTTTTCCGAGGCTCGCTCACTGGCCAAAGGCAGAGGTGTGGATGCCTATGTCATCATCTACGCAGATACTTCAGATAACGACGCGGACATGACCGAAAAGCTCTATCGTTACATGGGTGTAGCAACCAATGCCGAATACGACGCGAACGGGAACTTGACTGAAGGCTCAGGTACACTGCGCCTGACAAGTCGTGGTTCTATGTTGCCGACCAAAACATTCTTGAATGCCAATCTCAGTGGTTTGACTGATGCGGACAAAATGCCGGTTTTGATTCCAGGTTCCAGTGATCCAAAGGAATGCTACGTCTACCGTTTCAACTCTGAGGGCATCCTCGTAGAGCCGACTCTCTCTGGAGCGAATGGCCCTCAGGCTCTGTTCGTGATTCAATCAGGTGTGATGACCCCGGGTTCAGATTTTCCTAGGGAATTGCCGAAGAATGAGAAAGACGTAGGCGGTTTCGCTGTGTGGAGAAGTGGTCAGACTTCCGTCTTCCGTCACCCGGACCAAATCCTCGACATCAACGGAGCTGTGGACGCTTCTTTTGAATAA
- a CDS encoding type IV pilus modification PilV family protein, translated as MISVKKLRSRKGFTMIELLTSVAVTAIIISVLIGMTRIAMDAWKDSRDKTKASRLAKEALETMSKDLEGIVIRSGNNYEWAFVKSESSNKDGPLNAEMSNPTEILFFTGATDRYDGQIGTKDDKGGDVSTVAYRIVYQDQLNPGENEFPIFALYRDLVNPDETFKKYLSEENLMSGGIYNSSDTSDQENFLVENIFDLTITFIFEYQDNSGQTFTKRVPVTADGSGANRLRIFGDRVEVGGSVLNDPSGNKITRLAGCELSVLVLTDSALTLLKNRNFSDPSELSKFLNENGFHYSKSVILPRP; from the coding sequence ATGATTTCAGTAAAGAAACTCAGAAGCCGCAAAGGCTTCACAATGATCGAACTGCTTACTTCGGTTGCTGTTACTGCCATTATCATCAGTGTCTTGATCGGGATGACCCGTATCGCCATGGATGCTTGGAAGGATAGCCGTGACAAGACCAAGGCATCACGTCTGGCTAAGGAAGCTCTGGAGACCATGTCCAAGGACTTGGAGGGGATTGTGATCCGCTCCGGCAACAACTATGAATGGGCCTTTGTGAAGTCCGAGTCTTCCAACAAAGACGGTCCTCTCAATGCCGAAATGTCCAACCCAACTGAGATTCTCTTCTTCACAGGGGCAACAGATCGTTATGATGGTCAAATCGGTACCAAAGACGATAAAGGTGGCGACGTGTCCACGGTGGCTTATCGTATTGTTTATCAGGATCAATTGAATCCTGGTGAAAACGAGTTCCCGATCTTTGCTCTCTACAGAGACTTGGTAAACCCTGATGAGACTTTCAAAAAGTATCTTTCAGAAGAGAACTTGATGTCCGGTGGTATTTACAATTCCAGTGATACCAGCGACCAGGAGAACTTCTTGGTGGAAAATATTTTCGACCTAACTATTACATTCATCTTCGAGTATCAGGATAATTCAGGTCAGACCTTCACCAAGCGAGTACCTGTTACGGCGGACGGCTCTGGTGCCAACCGCTTGAGAATCTTTGGAGATCGTGTGGAAGTAGGTGGTTCCGTTCTTAATGACCCGAGTGGCAATAAGATCACCCGTCTTGCTGGATGTGAGTTGAGCGTGCTGGTGCTTACAGACAGTGCTCTGACCCTCTTGAAAAATCGTAACTTCTCTGATCCGAGTGAGCTTTCCAAATTCCTCAATGAGAATGGATTCCATTACTCCAAGTCAGTGATTCTGCCACGCCCTTAA
- a CDS encoding prepilin-type N-terminal cleavage/methylation domain-containing protein, whose protein sequence is MRSTKLNTTKGFSLVEVVIAMGIVAILLTTFFAVFTPAQRNIQRSLGIKDANRMASALENEMAVLRPGGESSTYDSAFDKAFEWIKNSNSPTSAVLVYQYTAVPGQTDGEMNQDGTPQAYNTAKDKGIPGKDYITFTAVRSLNDSSARNLIQEELVPGVVTGGVYVVRMTQLVPKQDGSLGLGSEGQIVDPDTGSGVGSSDQYEQAYIAFQADFFRLKSNQAGYVLGGSWNFDNLGKAVASRNMAVRR, encoded by the coding sequence ATGAGATCTACAAAACTCAATACAACAAAGGGATTCTCACTGGTAGAAGTGGTGATTGCCATGGGGATCGTGGCTATCCTGCTGACTACATTCTTTGCCGTATTTACTCCGGCCCAACGAAATATCCAACGCTCCCTTGGCATCAAGGATGCCAACCGTATGGCATCCGCCTTGGAAAATGAAATGGCGGTGCTGAGACCCGGTGGTGAATCCAGTACTTACGATTCTGCTTTTGATAAAGCCTTCGAGTGGATCAAGAATTCCAATTCTCCTACTTCAGCCGTCCTAGTCTACCAATACACGGCAGTGCCTGGTCAGACCGATGGAGAAATGAACCAAGATGGCACACCTCAAGCCTACAACACCGCGAAGGATAAAGGTATCCCAGGTAAGGATTACATTACATTTACCGCTGTCAGAAGTCTTAATGACAGTAGCGCTAGGAACTTGATCCAAGAGGAGCTTGTCCCTGGTGTGGTAACTGGAGGTGTCTATGTGGTACGCATGACTCAGCTTGTGCCTAAGCAAGATGGCAGCTTGGGGCTTGGGTCTGAGGGGCAAATCGTAGATCCTGATACAGGTTCCGGAGTTGGCTCCAGTGATCAATACGAACAAGCTTACATCGCATTTCAGGCTGACTTCTTCCGTCTTAAGTCCAACCAGGCAGGCTATGTACTGGGTGGCTCATGGAATTTCGATAATCTCGGTAAGGCTGTAGCATCTCGTAACATGGCCGTCAGACGATAA
- a CDS encoding 3-keto-disaccharide hydrolase has protein sequence MKALLTAITSLSLICATHADEAISLFNGKDLTGWKAEYQKSDQGKDYWSVKDGAITVDTKGDKKHLYVWLVHEKEFADFDLSLKIKELRPAGGNSGIQIRSRYSPHPKGKGMWMNGPQIDIHTPTPYRIGLIYDETFETQHWIHPVKPSWKVNPEDTKHQVVWKKDGWNTLRIKAVGTKIQTWLNGNLVSDYDGEGVLNDEHHKKHHVGMKGHIALQLHARDDLALQFKDITIKEIK, from the coding sequence ATGAAAGCCCTGCTCACAGCCATCACCAGCCTGTCACTGATTTGTGCCACCCATGCCGATGAAGCCATCAGCTTATTTAATGGCAAAGACCTTACTGGCTGGAAAGCCGAGTATCAGAAAAGCGACCAAGGCAAAGACTACTGGTCCGTCAAAGACGGCGCCATCACCGTGGATACCAAGGGCGACAAAAAGCACCTCTACGTCTGGCTGGTTCACGAAAAGGAATTCGCAGACTTCGACCTCTCCCTCAAAATCAAAGAGCTGCGCCCAGCTGGCGGAAACTCAGGTATCCAGATTCGTTCGCGTTATTCACCGCACCCTAAGGGCAAAGGTATGTGGATGAATGGCCCCCAGATCGATATTCATACTCCTACGCCTTACCGGATAGGCCTCATCTATGATGAAACCTTCGAAACCCAGCACTGGATCCACCCGGTCAAGCCTAGCTGGAAAGTGAACCCCGAAGACACCAAGCACCAAGTCGTCTGGAAGAAAGACGGCTGGAATACGCTGCGCATCAAGGCTGTCGGCACCAAGATCCAGACCTGGCTCAACGGTAACCTCGTTTCTGACTATGATGGCGAGGGCGTACTCAATGACGAACATCATAAAAAGCATCATGTAGGCATGAAGGGACACATCGCCCTGCAACTCCACGCCAGGGACGACCTTGCCCTACAGTTCAAGGACATCACGATCAAAGAGATCAAATAG
- a CDS encoding P-II family nitrogen regulator: protein MKKIEAIIKPFKLEEVKEALADVGVQGMTVTEVKGFGRQKGHTEIYRGSEYTVDFLPKVKIEIVVDDELSQTVAEAIVKSANTGKIGDGKVFISSVDEAIRIRTGETGPEAVAVN, encoded by the coding sequence ATGAAAAAAATCGAAGCAATCATCAAACCGTTCAAACTCGAAGAAGTAAAAGAAGCTCTCGCTGACGTCGGCGTCCAGGGCATGACGGTAACAGAAGTTAAAGGTTTCGGCCGCCAAAAAGGTCACACTGAGATCTACCGCGGATCTGAGTACACAGTCGACTTCCTTCCTAAGGTGAAGATCGAAATCGTTGTTGATGATGAACTCTCCCAGACAGTGGCTGAGGCTATCGTGAAGAGCGCAAACACCGGCAAGATCGGTGATGGTAAAGTTTTCATTTCCTCCGTTGATGAAGCAATCCGCATCCGTACCGGTGAAACTGGTCCGGAAGCAGTTGCTGTGAACTAA
- a CDS encoding peptidylprolyl isomerase codes for MKMSSKFVIRLGLWSVLMLYLLFDLVLFNGPLKRSVRKMQGFPEEKLASDMERQVVARVFDKPILLSQVDYGVDKILWRTGRTRNDVSKSERIALRNSVLQELIDQYIFRIKVKLNADEYPVSDEEIEAALRRFASRFTTKDELFKAMDDMGFEGEKELRFRLAAKLQQDKYLEAHIAPGIVVSEEEAKQWYEDHKKELTTPASLRARHIFLAALTNKEEEATQKLEDALKRITSQEETFENLAASISEDERNKNSGGDLGWMTQSRLPLDFSTPVFALPKGKAKIIRTKLGWHLIEVTDRKDPQLRSYEELKPEIFASLETTRRKAAIKDYRERLRYREKEHVVIHQDMLEDDWTH; via the coding sequence ATGAAAATGTCCTCCAAATTCGTCATTCGCCTGGGCCTCTGGTCCGTGCTAATGCTGTACCTTCTATTTGATTTGGTACTCTTCAATGGCCCACTCAAGCGAAGCGTCCGCAAGATGCAGGGATTTCCGGAGGAAAAGCTCGCCAGCGACATGGAGAGACAAGTTGTCGCCAGGGTCTTTGATAAGCCCATCCTGCTGAGCCAGGTTGACTACGGTGTCGACAAAATCCTGTGGCGCACAGGCCGCACACGCAATGACGTAAGCAAGAGCGAGCGCATAGCTCTGCGAAACTCAGTGCTGCAAGAACTCATCGACCAGTACATCTTCCGCATCAAGGTGAAACTCAATGCAGACGAATACCCGGTCAGTGACGAGGAGATCGAAGCCGCGCTGAGAAGATTTGCCAGCCGATTCACCACTAAAGACGAGCTCTTCAAGGCCATGGACGACATGGGCTTTGAGGGGGAAAAAGAACTGCGCTTCCGCTTAGCCGCCAAACTCCAGCAAGACAAATACCTGGAGGCACACATCGCTCCCGGGATTGTGGTCTCTGAGGAAGAAGCCAAGCAATGGTACGAAGACCACAAAAAAGAACTCACCACCCCAGCAAGTCTTCGTGCCCGGCACATCTTTCTAGCTGCGCTCACAAACAAGGAAGAAGAGGCTACCCAAAAACTGGAGGACGCACTCAAGAGAATTACCTCCCAAGAGGAAACTTTCGAGAACTTGGCCGCCTCAATCAGCGAAGACGAACGGAACAAGAACAGCGGTGGAGATCTAGGCTGGATGACCCAGTCACGCCTACCGCTGGATTTCTCCACTCCGGTCTTTGCCCTTCCAAAGGGTAAAGCTAAGATCATCCGCACCAAACTCGGCTGGCACCTGATCGAAGTGACCGACAGGAAAGATCCTCAACTGCGCAGCTACGAAGAACTCAAACCTGAAATCTTCGCGAGCCTAGAGACCACACGCCGCAAAGCCGCCATCAAGGACTACCGGGAGAGACTTCGCTACCGGGAGAAAGAGCACGTCGTCATTCATCAAGACATGCTTGAGGACGACTGGACCCACTAA
- the hisI gene encoding phosphoribosyl-AMP cyclohydrolase, with product MSCNLTFGGRNDKKTVEEAPVFAPKFDENGLIPAVAMDAQTKEPLMLAYMNEESLLKTLEIGEAVYYSRSRQEIWHKGATSGHTQKIVEIRTDCDQDAVILYVDQQGAGACHTGRNSCFYRKVDLEAGTDPTALTFTEDLTFDPDSVYKK from the coding sequence ATGAGCTGTAACCTCACATTCGGCGGACGTAACGACAAGAAAACCGTAGAAGAAGCACCAGTTTTCGCACCTAAGTTTGACGAAAACGGTCTCATCCCGGCTGTAGCCATGGATGCCCAGACCAAGGAGCCTCTGATGCTGGCATACATGAACGAGGAATCCCTCCTCAAGACACTCGAAATTGGTGAAGCCGTGTATTATTCACGCAGTCGCCAAGAGATCTGGCACAAAGGAGCCACCTCCGGCCATACTCAAAAGATCGTCGAGATCCGTACCGATTGTGATCAGGATGCAGTCATCCTCTACGTAGATCAGCAAGGCGCTGGCGCATGCCACACTGGCCGCAACTCCTGCTTCTACCGCAAAGTAGACCTCGAGGCCGGCACAGACCCGACCGCACTGACTTTCACTGAAGACCTTACTTTCGACCCGGATTCCGTCTACAAGAAGTAA
- the dprA gene encoding DNA-processing protein DprA has product MTNREALIALNMLPKIGPVRVQRLLEALGSAEAILTSPANKLTQVRGIGNETAQIIRSWETSINLAAEIQQAERRGIQIITQEDDDYPAPLRQMYDPPLALYVWGELQDKDKHAMAVVGSRRCTHYGQSAALTLSRDLAASGLTIISGLARGIDTFGHRGALEAGGRTVAVIGSGLAQLYPPENMRLAEEIADGHGAVVSEFPLQQPPDKKTFPMRNRIVASWASGVLVVECPQWSGSLITANLAADMGKNIYAVPGPIDRPTSAGCNQLIRDGATLVTSAQDILDDLETLPLMQSASDLANTPAPVLELDELESSVISVLSKEELLLDQLVASTGLSVQQLSATLLKLEMKSLVRQLPGPRYILR; this is encoded by the coding sequence ATGACTAACAGGGAAGCTCTGATCGCGCTGAACATGCTGCCTAAGATAGGCCCTGTCCGTGTGCAGAGATTGCTAGAGGCTCTTGGCTCCGCCGAAGCCATCCTAACATCCCCGGCTAACAAGCTCACCCAGGTCAGGGGAATTGGCAATGAGACCGCACAAATCATCCGATCCTGGGAAACTAGCATCAATCTGGCTGCTGAAATCCAGCAAGCTGAGAGGCGAGGCATTCAGATCATCACTCAAGAAGACGATGACTACCCCGCCCCGCTACGCCAGATGTATGACCCGCCACTGGCACTTTATGTCTGGGGCGAGCTGCAAGACAAAGACAAGCACGCCATGGCCGTCGTCGGCTCTCGCCGCTGCACCCACTACGGTCAGAGTGCCGCACTCACGCTGTCGCGCGACTTGGCAGCCTCCGGCTTGACGATTATTTCCGGACTCGCACGCGGCATCGATACCTTTGGACACCGTGGAGCCCTAGAGGCAGGGGGCAGAACTGTTGCCGTCATTGGCTCCGGCCTGGCCCAACTCTATCCCCCCGAGAACATGCGGCTGGCGGAGGAAATCGCTGACGGTCACGGTGCCGTCGTCTCCGAATTTCCACTCCAGCAACCACCAGACAAGAAAACCTTTCCCATGCGGAACCGGATCGTAGCCAGCTGGGCCTCCGGGGTTCTCGTCGTAGAATGCCCTCAATGGTCCGGCTCCTTGATCACCGCAAATCTGGCCGCCGACATGGGCAAGAACATCTACGCCGTGCCAGGCCCCATCGACCGCCCCACTTCAGCTGGCTGCAATCAGCTTATCCGGGACGGAGCCACCCTCGTCACCAGCGCCCAAGACATCCTGGACGACCTGGAAACCCTTCCCCTGATGCAGTCAGCATCCGATCTAGCGAATACACCAGCCCCCGTCCTTGAACTTGACGAGCTGGAGAGTTCCGTCATCTCAGTGCTATCCAAAGAAGAACTGCTCCTCGATCAGCTTGTGGCCTCCACAGGCCTTAGTGTGCAGCAACTTTCAGCTACCTTGCTCAAGCTTGAGATGAAAAGTCTGGTCCGCCAACTGCCCGGCCCCCGCTACATCCTTCGCTGA
- the murJ gene encoding murein biosynthesis integral membrane protein MurJ — protein MTVSGFTAISRVLGFLRDILIARYIGSGLVGDAFLSAFRFPNLFRRIFGEGAFNAAFIPMFGRRLDGEGQQKALGFASNAFSVLCVTLVIFSIIAIPSMKWIMSAVVPGFKPAVVMTAPHGEQLETVPFTVQVGGERNIYFSDAANKEFEGGRSIVLKNLRLVGEGDKVWTNPFGDGARTEELPLESFVSGYNEKEDARVEAALAQGEEASPVYSLTNLTQQGDQWVVAPGDFGRIRMGRGHDYGWLEGELVTGAGATEADVVEVYKNHPDTFSLTVTLSQITFCYLLFMALTAQLSGVLNTFKVFGVPAAAPILLNLVFLIGLVVFIWILGSDLPGHVLAWCVAVAGVLQFVMLWWSCHRHGYEVRLQKPEFNGEIKRLFVLMIPGIASAGIQQVNLLVGSVIASFQQGAISWLYYSDRVYQLPLGMIGIALGIVLLPEVTRLLRSGKKDEASESIVRGAEIGLLITLPAAIAMIVIPGAIISLLFERGEFTAVDASATSQALAGFALGLPGYVLIKVLQPGYFAREDTKTPMKMAIVTVLVNIVVSLALFPFIGHIGIAIATSVAAWVNVAMLWFGLKGLVKVDSLFWKRIGKLLLASVLMGLTVWVAQWMVSDWLVEGLIKKVCAVSLLIGLGMVVYAMLVLGLKAMTLQELKAGFRR, from the coding sequence ATGACTGTCTCGGGGTTCACGGCGATCAGCCGTGTCCTGGGGTTCCTGCGGGACATTCTTATCGCTAGATATATTGGCTCGGGTCTGGTGGGGGACGCCTTTCTCTCTGCATTTCGTTTTCCCAATTTATTCCGCCGAATTTTCGGTGAAGGTGCCTTCAATGCGGCGTTCATTCCGATGTTTGGCAGGCGTCTGGATGGCGAAGGTCAGCAGAAGGCTCTGGGCTTTGCGAGTAACGCTTTTTCGGTGCTCTGCGTTACCTTAGTGATTTTCTCGATCATCGCGATCCCGTCCATGAAATGGATCATGAGCGCGGTGGTGCCAGGTTTTAAGCCGGCTGTGGTAATGACCGCCCCGCATGGTGAGCAGCTCGAGACTGTGCCTTTCACTGTGCAGGTCGGTGGTGAGCGAAACATCTATTTTTCGGATGCCGCCAACAAGGAATTCGAAGGTGGCAGAAGTATTGTTCTCAAAAACCTGCGTTTGGTTGGTGAAGGGGATAAGGTGTGGACCAATCCATTTGGTGATGGTGCACGCACTGAAGAGCTTCCCTTGGAGAGCTTTGTTTCCGGCTATAACGAAAAGGAAGACGCTCGCGTAGAGGCGGCCTTGGCACAAGGTGAGGAAGCCAGTCCTGTCTATAGTTTGACTAACCTAACTCAGCAAGGTGATCAGTGGGTCGTGGCGCCAGGTGATTTTGGCCGCATCCGTATGGGTCGTGGTCATGACTATGGCTGGCTGGAAGGTGAGCTGGTGACTGGAGCGGGAGCGACCGAGGCGGATGTTGTAGAAGTCTACAAAAACCATCCAGACACCTTTTCGCTGACGGTCACCCTCTCTCAGATCACATTCTGTTATTTACTGTTCATGGCCTTGACGGCTCAGTTGAGCGGCGTGCTCAATACCTTCAAGGTCTTTGGGGTTCCTGCAGCAGCACCGATCCTCTTGAATCTTGTTTTCCTGATCGGCCTGGTCGTCTTCATCTGGATTCTCGGATCTGATCTGCCCGGACACGTCTTGGCTTGGTGTGTGGCGGTAGCAGGCGTTCTGCAGTTTGTGATGCTGTGGTGGAGTTGCCATAGACACGGTTATGAGGTGAGGCTGCAAAAGCCGGAGTTCAATGGGGAAATCAAGCGACTCTTTGTCCTTATGATTCCTGGGATTGCCAGTGCGGGTATCCAGCAGGTCAATTTGCTCGTCGGTAGTGTGATTGCCAGTTTCCAGCAGGGCGCGATCTCATGGCTCTATTATTCTGACAGGGTCTATCAGCTCCCCTTGGGAATGATTGGCATTGCTTTGGGGATTGTCTTGCTGCCGGAAGTGACTCGTTTGCTGCGTTCTGGCAAAAAAGACGAGGCTTCTGAGAGTATCGTTCGTGGCGCAGAGATTGGCCTACTGATTACCTTACCAGCAGCCATTGCGATGATCGTGATACCTGGTGCTATCATCTCTCTCTTGTTTGAGCGTGGTGAATTTACTGCTGTGGATGCGAGTGCTACTTCCCAGGCACTGGCCGGTTTTGCACTGGGCTTGCCCGGCTATGTTTTGATCAAGGTGCTCCAGCCCGGATACTTTGCGAGGGAAGATACCAAGACTCCGATGAAGATGGCGATTGTGACGGTGCTGGTGAATATCGTGGTCAGCCTGGCACTGTTCCCTTTCATTGGCCACATAGGTATCGCGATTGCGACTTCCGTGGCGGCTTGGGTCAATGTGGCTATGCTGTGGTTTGGTCTTAAAGGCTTGGTAAAAGTGGATTCTCTCTTCTGGAAGCGTATCGGGAAGCTGCTGCTCGCGAGTGTGCTGATGGGGCTCACCGTCTGGGTAGCTCAATGGATGGTTTCCGATTGGTTAGTCGAAGGGCTGATCAAGAAGGTCTGCGCGGTATCTTTGCTCATCGGCCTGGGAATGGTGGTCTATGCCATGCTGGTGCTCGGGCTTAAGGCGATGACCTTACAGGAGCTCAAAGCAGGCTTCCGCAGGTAA
- a CDS encoding GNAT family N-acetyltransferase, whose product MIRKSTPSDSAAISELLLKAFSPSSYEAQLRALVVSEDDFHEWVLEVKGTIIAHILYSPALRSGTKIGYHLAPVCVHPDHQKQGIGTQLIRETLQSAELRDESIFVLGDPAFYERFGFLKTWNARCPYDSSNQHFRALRWNTEDPKFAIEYPPAFTQAGE is encoded by the coding sequence ATGATCAGAAAATCCACCCCATCGGATTCAGCAGCCATTTCCGAACTACTTTTAAAAGCCTTCTCCCCGAGCAGCTACGAGGCACAGCTCAGGGCACTGGTAGTTAGCGAAGACGATTTTCATGAATGGGTGCTCGAAGTGAAAGGAACGATTATCGCTCACATTCTCTATTCTCCTGCATTGCGCAGCGGCACCAAGATTGGCTACCATCTGGCACCAGTCTGTGTACACCCAGATCATCAGAAACAAGGAATCGGCACCCAGCTCATCCGGGAAACTCTCCAAAGTGCGGAACTTCGCGACGAAAGCATTTTTGTATTGGGAGACCCTGCATTCTATGAGCGATTCGGCTTTCTCAAAACCTGGAACGCCCGCTGTCCCTATGACTCCTCAAATCAGCATTTCCGTGCACTGAGATGGAACACGGAAGATCCCAAGTTCGCCATCGAATACCCCCCGGCGTTCACTCAAGCCGGGGAATAA
- a CDS encoding L-threonylcarbamoyladenylate synthase, producing METEILYADPEGFDEAVNAAVKLLESGEVVALPTETVYGLGANALDESAVAKVFDAKQRPSFDPLIVHIAKREQIREICELSPELDEVVQKLMHAFWPGPFTMVLPKKSIIPDIVTSGEPTVAVRMSAHPVMRAVCKQVGKPIAAPSANRFGRISPTSANAVEKELGGKIPMIVDGGACNDGVESTIVRVELGEKRPELHLLRAGPVVKEDLQKYGKVIRPKKARNVAEAPGQLDSHYAPATPLYIFDKPEDFKPEPGLRYALLSYRGASRDGYIDLYDWDVVEELSPGSGKLTEAAVRLFFVMRQLDESGVDAIVAETVAETGIGVAINDRLRRASVPQEPA from the coding sequence ATGGAAACAGAAATTCTCTATGCAGATCCAGAGGGCTTTGATGAGGCTGTGAATGCCGCAGTGAAGCTGCTGGAAAGTGGCGAAGTAGTGGCCTTGCCTACAGAGACTGTCTATGGTCTTGGGGCGAATGCTCTGGATGAATCAGCTGTGGCCAAAGTATTTGATGCCAAGCAGCGCCCCTCTTTCGATCCTCTGATCGTACATATTGCGAAGCGTGAGCAAATCCGTGAAATCTGTGAACTCAGCCCTGAGCTGGATGAAGTGGTGCAGAAGCTCATGCATGCATTTTGGCCGGGACCGTTCACCATGGTACTTCCGAAGAAGAGTATCATTCCAGATATTGTGACGAGTGGTGAGCCTACCGTCGCGGTGCGTATGAGTGCGCATCCGGTGATGCGAGCCGTGTGTAAGCAAGTCGGTAAACCAATCGCGGCACCAAGTGCCAATCGTTTTGGCCGCATTAGCCCGACATCGGCTAATGCCGTTGAGAAGGAGCTTGGTGGCAAAATTCCCATGATTGTTGATGGCGGCGCCTGCAATGATGGCGTTGAAAGTACAATCGTGCGTGTGGAGCTGGGTGAGAAAAGACCCGAGCTTCATCTACTGCGTGCCGGTCCTGTAGTCAAAGAAGACCTGCAGAAGTACGGCAAGGTGATCAGACCGAAAAAGGCCCGGAATGTAGCCGAGGCTCCGGGTCAGTTGGACAGTCACTATGCTCCGGCGACACCACTGTATATTTTTGACAAGCCAGAGGACTTCAAGCCTGAGCCGGGTCTCCGCTACGCGCTGCTGAGTTATCGTGGCGCCTCCAGGGATGGGTATATCGACCTCTATGATTGGGATGTCGTGGAGGAATTGAGCCCCGGTAGCGGCAAGTTGACCGAGGCGGCAGTGCGTTTGTTTTTTGTCATGCGTCAGCTGGATGAGAGTGGCGTGGATGCCATCGTCGCGGAAACCGTGGCAGAGACTGGAATTGGCGTGGCTATCAACGACCGTCTGAGAAGAGCAAGCGTGCCTCAAGAACCAGCGTAA
- a CDS encoding aspartate/glutamate racemase family protein has translation MKTLGLIGGTSWHSTVEYYSTLNRAINQHYGNNTNPPLHLVSLNQHEIHELQRSGDWQTISTIFIDAAQKLARSGCDAIALCANTPHKIYEPLQESLNIPVLHIADAIADSVKAQDLDCIGLLGTRFTMQEDFIRGRLLSQHQITSLVPAPTEQDIIQQHFYDKLSMGIFDDESRAAFLKIIEKLATKGAKAVVLGCTEFPILLRDSQSQLPLIDSLQSHCHNLTQYLLD, from the coding sequence ATGAAAACACTCGGGCTCATAGGCGGCACTTCGTGGCACTCCACAGTAGAGTACTACAGCACCTTGAATCGTGCCATCAACCAACACTATGGGAATAACACCAACCCACCTCTTCATCTTGTCAGCCTCAACCAGCACGAGATCCACGAACTGCAACGTTCCGGAGATTGGCAGACCATTTCCACGATCTTCATAGATGCAGCTCAAAAGCTGGCACGCTCAGGCTGCGATGCGATAGCACTCTGTGCCAACACACCGCATAAAATCTACGAACCACTGCAAGAGTCGCTGAATATCCCCGTGCTCCATATTGCCGACGCCATTGCCGATTCCGTGAAAGCTCAAGACTTGGACTGCATCGGCCTCCTCGGCACGCGTTTCACCATGCAGGAAGACTTCATCCGGGGAAGACTTCTCAGCCAACATCAGATCACCTCCTTGGTGCCAGCTCCCACTGAGCAAGATATCATCCAGCAGCACTTCTACGACAAGCTATCCATGGGAATATTCGATGATGAAAGCCGAGCAGCATTCCTAAAGATCATCGAAAAGCTAGCCACCAAAGGAGCTAAAGCTGTGGTGTTAGGCTGCACAGAATTCCCGATTCTTCTCAGAGACAGCCAGAGCCAGCTCCCTTTGATCGACTCACTGCAGAGCCATTGCCATAACCTCACCCAGTATCTACTCGATTAG